The Candidatus Manganitrophus noduliformans genome includes a window with the following:
- a CDS encoding DsbC family protein — protein MRNSLLLMMLIALLHPLQLFAESGEEQTVEESIRAQFAQLPIESIRKTEIDGLYEIAFQDNIVYYHPQSGLTLVGEILTQEGMSLTARKKAEMTASRIEDLPLEKAIKIGSGKHTVIEVVDPDCPFCRKTAAFFKKRKDVTRYIFLFPITQIHPDAERKAQYILCAQDKPGAYAEALSGRLDDEDFKLCDDAEVKELLLEHQRIGQLLGVRGTPTMWINGQFVSGANFEKILQILEPKS, from the coding sequence ATGAGAAATAGCCTTTTATTGATGATGCTCATTGCGCTGCTTCATCCCTTGCAGCTCTTTGCGGAGTCGGGGGAGGAGCAGACGGTGGAGGAGTCGATCCGGGCTCAATTCGCGCAGCTTCCGATCGAGAGCATTCGAAAGACGGAAATCGACGGCCTCTATGAGATCGCCTTCCAAGACAACATCGTCTACTACCACCCCCAAAGCGGGCTGACGCTCGTGGGAGAGATCCTGACCCAAGAGGGGATGAGTCTTACCGCCCGGAAAAAGGCGGAGATGACGGCTTCGCGGATCGAAGACCTTCCGTTAGAGAAAGCGATCAAGATCGGGAGCGGAAAGCACACCGTCATCGAAGTCGTCGACCCCGACTGTCCCTTCTGCAGAAAGACGGCCGCCTTTTTCAAGAAGAGGAAGGATGTCACCCGATACATCTTTCTCTTTCCGATCACGCAGATTCATCCCGATGCGGAGCGAAAGGCGCAATACATCCTTTGCGCCCAGGATAAGCCGGGGGCCTATGCGGAAGCGCTCTCAGGCCGGCTGGACGATGAGGATTTTAAACTCTGCGACGACGCGGAAGTGAAGGAATTGCTCTTGGAACATCAACGGATAGGCCAACTGTTGGGGGTGCGGGGCACGCCCACGATGTGGATCAACGGCCAGTTCGTCTCCGGGGCGAACTTCGAGAAGATACTCCAGATTCTGGAGCCGAAATCATAA
- a CDS encoding response regulator — MRNLLLVHLEKDLVEALAVLTHSLLMEIHLHDCTIFTACSSHEAIEIVERQPIDLLLADYDLPEMNGLDLIRTVHIRGWKNIARIITAHACMVDYLIDISRGYGVDMVVRTPIQREELKQLLRRFLIGDSWMDRRGAGN, encoded by the coding sequence ATGAGAAACCTTCTTCTCGTTCACCTCGAAAAGGATTTGGTGGAGGCGCTCGCGGTATTGACGCACAGCCTTCTGATGGAAATCCATTTACATGACTGTACCATCTTCACTGCATGCTCGTCTCATGAAGCGATAGAGATCGTTGAGCGGCAGCCGATCGATCTGTTACTGGCGGACTACGACCTGCCCGAAATGAACGGCCTGGACTTGATCAGAACGGTTCACATCCGAGGATGGAAAAACATAGCAAGGATCATCACCGCCCACGCCTGCATGGTGGACTATCTGATCGATATTTCCAGAGGATATGGAGTGGACATGGTGGTGCGAACGCCCATTCAGAGGGAGGAGTTAAAACAGCTTTTAAGGAGGTTCCTGATCGGGGATTCCTGGATGGACAGGCGGGGAGCGGGAAATTAA
- a CDS encoding OmpA family protein: protein MPYQYSSDMGVAIEAVETFVLCDCKSAPALAVKPKEIPIALRMTEPFHLPSPVKEEPIQDKEEVSEDGGVALSEDTVEPAIIQFGLNENRITPTQEEEILQAVERIKTSEGKVRVVGHTCDLGKKEQNDRLSLTRAERVAAILKERGIVVAEVVGKGSCCPRSADRRFNRRVEILVMKNGGDHEK from the coding sequence ATGCCTTACCAGTATTCATCCGACATGGGGGTCGCCATAGAGGCCGTCGAGACATTCGTCCTCTGCGACTGCAAGAGCGCTCCGGCCTTGGCCGTAAAACCAAAAGAGATCCCGATCGCGTTGAGGATGACGGAACCGTTCCATCTCCCGTCCCCAGTCAAGGAAGAGCCGATTCAGGATAAGGAAGAAGTGAGCGAAGATGGCGGGGTGGCTTTATCCGAAGACACCGTAGAGCCTGCCATCATCCAGTTCGGACTCAACGAGAACCGCATCACCCCGACTCAAGAGGAAGAGATACTGCAAGCCGTCGAGCGGATCAAAACATCGGAAGGAAAGGTCAGAGTCGTCGGCCATACCTGCGATCTTGGGAAGAAGGAGCAAAACGACCGGCTATCGCTTACGCGGGCCGAACGTGTGGCCGCGATTCTCAAGGAGCGCGGAATCGTGGTGGCCGAAGTAGTGGGGAAAGGGAGTTGCTGCCCCCGGTCCGCCGACCGGCGGTTCAATCGCAGGGTGGAGATTCTTGTCATGAAAAACGGAGGGGACCATGAGAAATAG
- the traL gene encoding type IV conjugative transfer system protein TraL: MEKKRFPQYLSQPFQVLWLEADELVLALIFYTLALLFGSFFWPLVIGGPYLYSSAKKRYPRGFLKHSFYFIGLARMKGYPTFFEDEFRE, translated from the coding sequence ATGGAGAAGAAGCGGTTTCCCCAATATCTCTCCCAGCCTTTCCAGGTGCTCTGGCTGGAGGCGGATGAGTTGGTCCTTGCCCTTATCTTTTATACGCTGGCGCTTTTGTTCGGAAGCTTCTTCTGGCCGCTGGTCATCGGCGGCCCCTATCTCTACTCCTCGGCCAAAAAGCGCTATCCAAGGGGATTTTTAAAGCACAGTTTTTATTTTATCGGTCTGGCCCGCATGAAAGGGTATCCGACCTTTTTCGAAGATGAATTCCGGGAATAA
- a CDS encoding type IV conjugative transfer system protein TraE — MKLETYLQNSSNKVAENRLLKFIVVLIGGAVLFNTILLSRAMNTARTILIPAGLNTRLEITGERASEESLRAYARYALGLAANYTEATARGQFEELLGLYAPDAYPEAKKSFYELADRIETAHITSVFYIQRIFIAPSALEARGVRRQFIEATRVDEAVKSYILHYRITDGRFTLLSITEKEE, encoded by the coding sequence ATGAAACTTGAGACCTATCTGCAAAATTCCTCGAACAAGGTCGCCGAGAACCGGCTGCTCAAGTTCATTGTCGTCCTCATCGGCGGCGCCGTGCTTTTCAATACCATCCTGCTCTCGCGGGCCATGAATACGGCGCGCACGATTCTCATCCCGGCCGGCCTCAACACGAGGCTGGAAATTACGGGGGAGCGCGCCTCCGAGGAGAGCCTGCGCGCCTATGCCCGGTATGCGCTCGGATTGGCGGCAAACTACACGGAGGCGACCGCCCGCGGCCAGTTCGAGGAGCTGCTCGGCCTATATGCCCCCGACGCGTATCCGGAGGCGAAGAAGAGCTTCTATGAGCTGGCCGACCGGATCGAGACCGCGCATATCACCAGTGTTTTTTACATTCAGCGGATCTTCATCGCCCCTTCCGCCCTCGAAGCGCGGGGGGTGAGAAGGCAGTTCATCGAGGCGACCCGGGTGGATGAAGCGGTGAAGTCGTACATCCTCCATTACCGAATCACCGACGGCCGGTTCACCCTATTGAGCATCACCGAAAAGGAGGAGTGA